In the genome of Flexistipes sinusarabici DSM 4947, one region contains:
- a CDS encoding NADP-dependent isocitrate dehydrogenase: MAAEKQRIIWTEIDEAPALASYSLLPIVRKFLESAGIDVEAVDISLAGRIIANFPDYLKEDQRIPDYLSQLGELALKPEANIIKLPNISATIPQLRAAIDELQNKGFNVPDYPWDPQNEKEREIQERYGKVLGSAVNPVLRQGNSDRRPPLAVKKFAKKYPKSMGLPLLDWDKDSKTHVAHMDEGDFYANEKSVTTEKKKGFKIEFQDETGNTKVLKDGLEALDGEVLDGTFMSKKKLREFYEKQAQDAKEKGILLSLHLKATMMKVSDPILFGHCVYVYFKDVFEKHAKTFDELGVDPNYGLADLYSKLEKLPADKKKEIEDDINAVYKKRPELAMVDSGKGITNLHVPNDIIIDASMPVVVRDGGKMWGPDDDQHDTKAMIPDRCYAGVYQEAIADCQKNGKFDRATMGSVPNVGLMAQKAEEYGSHPTTFEIPSNGKVKVVDEDGNVMMEHDVEEGDVWRMSRVKDVPVRDWVKLAVNRARASGAPAVFWLDENRAHDAQLIKKVNEYLKDHDTDGLDIRIMAPVEAMKFSLKRIREGKDTISVTGNVLRDYLTDLFPILELGTSAKMLSIVPLLNGGGLFETGAGGSAPKHVQQFLREGHLRWDSLGEFTALGASLEHLSKVFDNKRAQLLADTLNEAVEKFLENEKSPSRKVYELDNRGSHFYFAMYWAEALAKQNEDKELKDKFAPVAEKMKQNEESIIDELNNKAQGKPVDIGGYFRPDLEKAFKAMRPSDTLNSIIDSI, encoded by the coding sequence ATGGCAGCAGAAAAGCAAAGAATTATTTGGACAGAAATTGATGAAGCGCCGGCATTGGCGTCTTACTCACTTCTTCCCATAGTGAGGAAGTTTCTTGAATCAGCAGGAATTGATGTAGAAGCTGTTGATATTTCACTTGCCGGAAGGATTATAGCCAATTTTCCGGATTATCTGAAAGAGGACCAAAGGATACCTGATTATCTTTCCCAACTTGGTGAGTTAGCTCTTAAGCCCGAAGCAAACATTATCAAACTTCCCAATATCAGTGCTACGATACCTCAGCTTAGGGCAGCAATAGATGAGCTGCAAAATAAAGGCTTCAATGTCCCGGATTATCCGTGGGATCCTCAGAATGAGAAAGAGAGAGAAATTCAGGAAAGGTATGGTAAAGTACTCGGAAGTGCAGTTAATCCTGTTCTCAGACAGGGCAATTCGGACCGCAGACCGCCACTTGCTGTTAAAAAGTTTGCTAAGAAATATCCCAAGTCAATGGGCTTACCACTTCTGGACTGGGATAAGGACTCCAAAACTCATGTTGCACATATGGATGAAGGCGATTTCTATGCCAATGAAAAGTCCGTTACAACTGAAAAAAAGAAAGGTTTTAAAATTGAGTTTCAGGATGAAACAGGCAATACAAAGGTGTTGAAAGACGGTCTTGAAGCCCTTGACGGAGAAGTTCTCGACGGAACTTTTATGAGCAAAAAGAAGCTCCGTGAATTTTATGAAAAGCAGGCACAGGACGCTAAGGAAAAAGGGATTCTTTTATCTCTTCATCTGAAAGCCACTATGATGAAGGTGTCTGATCCTATCCTTTTCGGTCACTGTGTTTATGTATACTTCAAAGATGTATTTGAAAAACATGCAAAGACATTTGATGAACTTGGAGTAGATCCAAACTACGGATTGGCCGACCTTTATTCAAAGCTGGAAAAGCTTCCGGCAGACAAGAAGAAAGAGATTGAAGACGATATAAACGCTGTTTACAAAAAACGTCCTGAGCTGGCAATGGTGGATTCGGGCAAGGGAATTACCAATCTTCATGTTCCCAATGATATCATTATCGATGCTTCTATGCCCGTTGTTGTTCGTGACGGTGGAAAAATGTGGGGACCTGATGATGATCAGCATGATACAAAGGCTATGATTCCCGACAGATGCTACGCAGGGGTTTATCAGGAAGCAATTGCTGATTGCCAGAAAAATGGAAAATTTGACAGAGCTACAATGGGGAGTGTCCCCAATGTCGGTCTGATGGCTCAAAAAGCTGAAGAGTACGGATCCCATCCCACTACTTTTGAAATCCCTTCCAATGGTAAGGTTAAAGTTGTCGATGAAGACGGCAATGTAATGATGGAACACGATGTTGAAGAAGGCGATGTGTGGAGAATGTCCAGAGTTAAAGATGTTCCTGTCAGAGACTGGGTTAAGCTTGCTGTTAACAGAGCAAGAGCAAGCGGCGCTCCTGCAGTGTTCTGGCTGGATGAAAACAGGGCACACGACGCTCAGCTTATCAAAAAAGTAAATGAATATCTAAAGGATCATGATACAGACGGCCTTGATATCAGAATTATGGCTCCGGTTGAAGCCATGAAGTTCTCGCTTAAGCGTATAAGAGAAGGTAAAGATACAATTTCAGTAACGGGTAATGTTCTCCGTGACTATCTTACTGATCTTTTTCCAATACTTGAACTGGGAACCAGCGCCAAGATGCTTTCAATTGTTCCGCTGTTAAACGGCGGAGGACTTTTTGAAACAGGAGCCGGTGGTTCTGCGCCTAAGCATGTTCAGCAGTTTCTCAGAGAAGGGCACCTAAGATGGGATTCTCTTGGTGAGTTTACAGCTCTCGGTGCCTCCCTTGAGCATCTGAGTAAAGTTTTTGACAATAAAAGAGCTCAACTCCTTGCTGATACGCTGAACGAAGCTGTTGAAAAATTTCTTGAAAATGAAAAGTCACCATCCAGAAAAGTTTATGAACTTGATAACAGGGGTAGTCATTTTTACTTCGCTATGTATTGGGCAGAGGCTCTGGCAAAGCAGAATGAAGATAAAGAATTAAAAGATAAGTTTGCACCTGTTGCTGAAAAGATGAAGCAGAATGAAGAAAGTATTATAGATGAATTGAACAATAAGGCTCAGGGCAAACCTGTAGACATAGGCGGATATTTCAGACCTGATCTTGAAAAGGCATTTAAAGCAATGCGTCCCAGTGACACGCTTAATTCTATAATCGATTCTATATAA
- a CDS encoding 2-oxoacid:acceptor oxidoreductase family protein, with the protein MGRIDIRLSGSGGQGMITSGAILGGAAVYDNKNAVQTKSYGPEARGGAARAEVVISDEEINFVKVLKANILVALTQEAADKFSSEVVDDGIVIVDDMLVKNKPSGNFKLYSFPIVKAAAEDVGKSMVANIVTLGVLNEIAQIVDFDSLEKAILAKVPKGTEDLNKKALKVGRELVQNN; encoded by the coding sequence ATGGGAAGAATAGATATCAGATTAAGTGGTTCAGGCGGCCAGGGGATGATTACATCCGGAGCCATTTTAGGCGGTGCTGCTGTATATGACAATAAAAACGCTGTACAAACAAAATCATACGGTCCTGAAGCGCGGGGTGGCGCTGCAAGAGCTGAAGTTGTAATCAGCGATGAAGAAATTAACTTTGTAAAAGTGTTGAAGGCAAATATCTTGGTTGCCCTTACCCAGGAAGCGGCTGACAAGTTCTCAAGTGAAGTCGTGGATGATGGTATAGTAATTGTGGATGATATGCTTGTGAAGAATAAGCCTTCAGGAAATTTTAAGCTCTACTCTTTTCCTATCGTAAAAGCTGCTGCTGAAGATGTTGGCAAATCAATGGTTGCAAACATTGTAACACTTGGTGTGCTTAATGAGATTGCACAAATTGTAGATTTTGACTCACTGGAAAAAGCAATTCTTGCTAAAGTACCCAAAGGTACCGAAGATTTGAATAAAAAAGCTCTTAAAGTTGGCAGAGAACTGGTTCAAAACAATTGA
- a CDS encoding 2-oxoacid:acceptor oxidoreductase subunit alpha, protein MAKKVDFMMGNHAVAEGALYAGCKFFGGYPITPSTEVAERMAERLPKVGGRFIQMEDEIAAMASVVGASLAGSKSLTATSGPGFSLKQENLGYACLTEIPVVVVDVMRGGPSTGMPTGPSQSDIMQAKWGTHGDHPIIAVTPASVQEQFDETVRAFNLSEKYRCPVVVLTDAIIGQMMESLTIPEKGGMEIVDREIPTCKPEEFLPYDMSKDVNPLPPFGKGYRFHVTGLHYDETGFPTNDPVLHTKNTKRIIEKLEKNYDDIVQVDEFMTDDAEVLVFAIGVSARSAKHAVLEARNNGIKAGLMRPLTIWPFPEKHLEKILSQNNIKSIVVPEMNLGQMTLEVDKVARGRCKVEGLYSLMVDPILPADILEKIRRFA, encoded by the coding sequence GTGGCTAAAAAAGTAGATTTTATGATGGGTAACCATGCAGTTGCTGAAGGTGCTTTATATGCCGGATGCAAGTTTTTTGGAGGGTACCCCATAACCCCTTCAACTGAAGTTGCCGAACGCATGGCGGAAAGACTGCCTAAGGTGGGAGGCAGATTTATACAGATGGAAGATGAAATTGCAGCAATGGCATCTGTTGTAGGTGCTTCGCTAGCTGGTTCCAAAAGTCTTACCGCTACAAGCGGTCCCGGTTTTTCTCTGAAACAGGAAAATCTTGGATATGCCTGTTTGACTGAGATACCTGTAGTAGTAGTGGATGTTATGAGAGGAGGACCTTCAACAGGTATGCCTACAGGTCCCAGCCAGTCTGATATTATGCAGGCAAAATGGGGTACACATGGAGACCACCCGATAATTGCTGTTACTCCAGCTTCTGTTCAGGAGCAATTTGATGAAACAGTAAGGGCATTTAACCTTTCAGAAAAATACAGGTGTCCTGTAGTGGTTCTTACTGACGCTATTATCGGTCAGATGATGGAATCTCTGACTATACCTGAAAAAGGTGGTATGGAAATAGTTGACAGAGAAATTCCTACATGCAAACCGGAAGAATTTTTACCATATGATATGAGCAAGGATGTTAATCCATTGCCGCCTTTCGGTAAAGGATACAGGTTCCATGTTACCGGGCTTCATTATGATGAAACCGGCTTTCCCACTAATGATCCCGTTCTGCATACCAAAAACACCAAAAGAATTATAGAAAAGCTGGAAAAAAATTACGATGATATAGTACAAGTAGATGAATTTATGACAGATGATGCTGAAGTTCTTGTTTTTGCAATCGGCGTTAGTGCCAGATCGGCAAAACACGCAGTTCTGGAAGCCAGAAACAATGGAATAAAAGCTGGTCTCATGAGACCGCTTACAATTTGGCCGTTCCCGGAAAAACATCTGGAAAAGATTCTTTCTCAGAATAATATAAAAAGTATTGTGGTTCCGGAAATGAATCTGGGACAGATGACTCTGGAAGTTGATAAAGTAGCCAGGGGTCGCTGTAAAGTGGAAGGACTCTACAGCCTTATGGTTGATCCAATCCTTCCTGCTGATATTCTTGAGAAAATTAGGAGGTTTGCTTAA
- the sucC gene encoding ADP-forming succinate--CoA ligase subunit beta, giving the protein MDIHEHQAKEIFRKYGVPTPNGYVVYKPDNAVKVAQQLGGDLDVWVVKAQIHAGGRGKAGGVKLAKSTEEVGLLAKEMLGSTLVTHQTGANGKKVNRIYIEEGVNIEKEFYLGMVLDRSKEMPVMMASSEGGIDIEEVADKSPEKIVKVAINPTIGFRGFYGRKLAFGLGLPREQVNKLIKFAESIYNVYMDYDASLIEINPLVLTKDKTFIALDAKMSFDDNSLYRQPEILTMRDLTEEEPVEVEANKHGLSYVKLDGNVGCMVNGAGLAMSTMDIIKHEGGTPANFLDVGGGANAETVAKGFEIILSDPNVKSIFVNIFGGIVRCDRVAQGILEAAKITNVNVPVVVRLDGTNAEEAQEILANSGIKNIIAADSIADGARKAISAVRGN; this is encoded by the coding sequence ATGGATATTCATGAACATCAGGCAAAGGAAATTTTCAGGAAATACGGTGTACCCACACCGAATGGGTACGTTGTTTACAAGCCGGATAATGCCGTAAAGGTAGCCCAGCAGCTGGGAGGGGACCTTGATGTATGGGTTGTGAAAGCCCAAATTCATGCCGGCGGCAGAGGGAAAGCCGGAGGAGTTAAGTTAGCCAAATCCACGGAAGAGGTTGGGCTGCTTGCAAAAGAGATGCTCGGAAGCACACTTGTTACGCATCAGACAGGTGCGAACGGAAAGAAAGTTAACAGGATTTATATAGAAGAAGGCGTAAACATTGAAAAGGAATTTTATCTGGGTATGGTTCTTGACAGATCTAAAGAAATGCCGGTTATGATGGCTTCTTCCGAGGGTGGAATAGATATCGAAGAAGTTGCTGATAAATCTCCTGAAAAAATAGTCAAAGTGGCTATTAACCCTACCATTGGATTCAGAGGTTTTTACGGAAGGAAGCTTGCTTTTGGATTAGGTCTGCCAAGAGAACAGGTAAATAAGTTAATAAAGTTTGCTGAATCCATATACAATGTATATATGGACTATGATGCCAGTTTAATAGAGATTAACCCCCTTGTCCTGACAAAAGATAAAACGTTCATTGCATTAGATGCCAAGATGAGTTTTGATGATAACTCTCTCTACAGACAGCCGGAAATTTTGACAATGAGGGATTTGACAGAAGAAGAACCCGTTGAGGTTGAGGCAAACAAGCACGGATTGAGCTATGTTAAACTTGACGGTAATGTAGGGTGCATGGTGAATGGAGCCGGTCTTGCTATGTCTACCATGGATATAATTAAGCATGAAGGCGGCACCCCTGCTAACTTTTTAGATGTCGGCGGCGGAGCCAATGCTGAAACAGTAGCAAAAGGTTTTGAAATTATTCTCAGTGACCCTAATGTGAAATCTATTTTTGTTAATATTTTCGGTGGAATTGTACGATGTGACAGAGTTGCTCAGGGTATTCTTGAAGCAGCTAAGATTACCAATGTTAATGTTCCTGTTGTTGTCAGGCTGGACGGAACAAATGCTGAAGAGGCTCAGGAAATACTTGCAAATTCCGGTATAAAGAATATTATTGCTGCTGATTCGATTGCCGATGGTGCAAGAAAAGCTATCAGCGCTGTCAGGGGGAATTAA
- a CDS encoding 2-oxoacid:ferredoxin oxidoreductase subunit beta yields MAYNYSKYLRNEKLPHIWCPGCTYGIALKSMIRAIDGLGWEKDDIVVTSGIGCVSRMPGYMDFNTLHTTHGRSIAFATGVKLANPELKVIALGGDGDMTAIGGNHFIHACRRNIDMTVFVFNNNIYGMTGAQYSPTTPRGAWATTAPYGMPESNFDITELAIGSGASFVARTTSYHTPHCEKMVKEALLHKGLSVVEIISACPTGFGRKNKFKTPTSMLLNMKERAVNIQKAAKMSDEEMEGKYKIGVLHKEERPEHIETYDAAVGFQKGV; encoded by the coding sequence ATGGCTTATAATTATAGTAAATATTTAAGAAATGAAAAACTCCCTCATATCTGGTGCCCGGGCTGCACATATGGGATAGCTTTAAAGTCAATGATAAGAGCGATTGATGGATTAGGCTGGGAAAAAGATGATATAGTTGTAACCTCCGGTATAGGTTGTGTGAGCCGTATGCCCGGCTATATGGATTTTAACACTCTTCACACAACGCACGGCAGGTCTATAGCTTTTGCAACAGGAGTGAAACTCGCAAACCCTGAGCTCAAAGTTATTGCTTTAGGCGGTGACGGTGACATGACTGCTATTGGCGGTAATCACTTTATACATGCATGCAGAAGAAATATTGATATGACCGTTTTTGTTTTTAATAACAATATATACGGTATGACAGGGGCTCAGTATTCTCCGACCACACCTCGGGGGGCATGGGCAACAACGGCTCCTTATGGGATGCCCGAAAGTAATTTCGATATTACAGAGTTGGCTATAGGTTCAGGCGCGAGCTTTGTTGCCAGAACAACTTCGTATCACACACCACATTGTGAGAAAATGGTTAAGGAAGCACTTCTGCACAAAGGTCTCAGTGTGGTAGAAATTATTAGTGCTTGTCCTACAGGTTTCGGAAGAAAAAATAAATTTAAGACACCAACATCCATGCTTCTGAACATGAAAGAAAGAGCAGTAAACATACAGAAAGCTGCGAAAATGTCCGATGAGGAAATGGAAGGAAAATATAAAATCGGTGTGCTGCATAAAGAAGAAAGACCGGAACATATTGAAACATATGACGCTGCAGTCGGATTTCAAAAAGGGGTGTGA
- the sucD gene encoding succinate--CoA ligase subunit alpha, with protein MSILVDKNTKVIVQGFTGREGTFHAQQCIEYGTNIVGGVTPGKGGSEHMGLPVFNTVTEAVSATGATVSMVFVPPAFLADAIMEAADSGIELVVAITEGTPVTDMLDTKEYLKHRKVKMIGPNCPGVITSEECKIGIMPGFIFKKGKVGLISKSGTLTYEASNQIVKEGLGISTAVGIGGDPIIGMSYKELLWEFEQDSETECIVMIGEIGGTLEIDAAEYIKDNISKPVIAFIAGQTAPKGKRMGHAGAIISGSKGTAKEKMDALSSAGVHVVHSPADIGNTVAKIIDK; from the coding sequence ATGAGTATACTGGTAGATAAAAATACAAAAGTTATAGTTCAGGGATTTACAGGCAGAGAAGGAACATTTCATGCTCAGCAGTGTATTGAGTACGGTACAAATATTGTGGGTGGTGTGACACCGGGAAAAGGCGGCAGTGAACATATGGGCCTGCCTGTTTTTAATACGGTAACTGAAGCTGTTTCAGCAACCGGTGCTACAGTCTCCATGGTTTTTGTTCCGCCTGCTTTTCTTGCTGATGCAATAATGGAGGCAGCTGATTCCGGTATTGAATTGGTAGTTGCAATAACTGAAGGAACACCTGTTACTGATATGCTTGACACAAAAGAATATCTGAAGCATAGAAAGGTAAAAATGATAGGACCCAATTGTCCCGGTGTTATAACATCGGAGGAATGCAAGATTGGAATTATGCCCGGCTTTATATTTAAAAAAGGTAAGGTAGGGCTTATTTCTAAATCCGGAACACTGACGTATGAAGCAAGTAATCAGATTGTAAAAGAGGGACTTGGAATTTCAACTGCTGTTGGCATAGGCGGTGATCCTATAATAGGTATGAGCTACAAGGAACTTTTATGGGAATTTGAACAGGACAGTGAAACCGAATGCATAGTGATGATAGGTGAAATAGGCGGTACCTTGGAGATAGATGCTGCAGAATATATAAAAGATAATATATCTAAGCCTGTTATTGCTTTCATCGCAGGCCAGACTGCTCCCAAAGGTAAAAGAATGGGACATGCCGGTGCGATAATTTCCGGCAGCAAGGGTACTGCAAAAGAGAAAATGGATGCACTGAGTTCCGCAGGTGTACATGTAGTGCACAGTCCGGCGGATATAGGAAATACAGTTGCAAAAATTATTGATAAATAA
- a CDS encoding 4Fe-4S dicluster domain-containing protein, which produces MAKAEKVVIHTDWCKGCEICVELCPTNALEMQDFKAVVKDLEKCIACMQCELRCPDFAIEVYKKES; this is translated from the coding sequence ATGGCAAAAGCAGAAAAAGTTGTAATTCACACAGACTGGTGTAAAGGCTGTGAAATTTGTGTCGAGCTATGCCCGACCAATGCTTTGGAAATGCAGGATTTTAAAGCTGTTGTTAAAGATCTTGAAAAATGCATTGCCTGTATGCAGTGTGAGCTGAGATGTCCTGATTTTGCAATTGAAGTTTATAAGAAAGAATCATAA
- the mdh gene encoding malate dehydrogenase — protein MAFKRPKIALIGGGQIGGVLAQLSALRELGDVVMFDIVEDMPQGKTLDIGEASRVDGFDIELKGTNEYKGIEGSDVVIVTAGLPRKPGMSRDDLLTKNAGIMKQVAEGIRDYAPDSYVIVISNPLDAMVTLMKEVTGFPTNRVFGQAGVLDSSRFSSFIAWELGVSVKDVNALVLGGHGDTMVPLVRYANVNGAPVMELLERKYGDANKAKEVMDAIVERTRKAGGEVVGLLKTGSAFYSPASAAIAMTEALLRDQKRVLPVCAFLQGEYNVNDMYLGVPAIIGGDGVEKVVELSLNEEEGKMLDNSVEAVKKLLEDMKRLGFL, from the coding sequence ATGGCTTTTAAAAGACCTAAAATAGCACTGATCGGAGGCGGTCAGATAGGCGGGGTACTTGCACAACTGTCAGCTCTCAGAGAGCTGGGTGATGTTGTAATGTTTGATATCGTAGAAGATATGCCGCAAGGTAAAACTTTGGATATTGGAGAAGCATCCAGAGTTGACGGTTTTGATATTGAATTGAAAGGTACCAATGAGTACAAAGGTATTGAGGGCTCAGATGTTGTTATAGTTACAGCCGGTTTGCCAAGAAAACCTGGTATGAGCAGAGATGATCTTCTTACAAAAAACGCCGGTATTATGAAACAGGTGGCAGAAGGTATAAGAGATTATGCACCTGACTCATATGTGATTGTTATCTCAAATCCTTTGGATGCTATGGTTACGCTGATGAAAGAAGTCACAGGTTTTCCCACTAACAGGGTTTTTGGGCAGGCAGGAGTGCTTGATTCCTCAAGATTTTCTTCCTTTATAGCATGGGAGTTGGGTGTTTCCGTTAAGGATGTAAATGCACTTGTACTTGGAGGTCACGGAGATACAATGGTGCCGCTGGTAAGATATGCCAATGTAAACGGTGCACCAGTTATGGAACTGCTGGAAAGAAAGTATGGAGATGCCAATAAGGCGAAAGAAGTTATGGACGCAATAGTTGAAAGAACAAGAAAAGCCGGCGGTGAAGTTGTTGGTCTCCTGAAAACAGGTTCCGCTTTTTACTCTCCAGCGTCAGCTGCAATTGCAATGACAGAAGCACTTCTCAGAGATCAAAAGAGAGTTCTTCCAGTCTGTGCATTTCTGCAGGGTGAGTACAATGTTAATGATATGTATTTGGGTGTCCCTGCAATAATCGGCGGCGATGGCGTTGAAAAAGTTGTAGAGTTAAGCCTTAATGAAGAAGAAGGTAAGATGCTGGACAATTCTGTAGAGGCTGTTAAAAAACTGCTTGAGGACATGAAGAGACTCGGTTTCTTATAA
- a CDS encoding bifunctional aconitate hydratase 2/2-methylisocitrate dehydratase yields MLKEYEDHVQEREKLGIPPLPLSPELTKEVCEKLENPANQKEQDYLLYLLKERVAPGVDPASKVKAEWLNKVATGEVKSPAVSAEDAVDILGTMLGGYNVQYLVELLKDDQLGKKAAEALKTTILVYDAFDDVLKLSKSNSNAKEVITSWAEGEWFTSKPDFPKEMKLKVYKVEGEINTDDFSPAKHAWSRPDIPMHALAMGESRFPEGNETIKKFREEGYKVAFVGDVVGTGSSRKSACNSVMWHIGEDIPNVPNKRNAGVVIGGLIAPIFFNTTEDSGGLPVMCDVTGMNTGDVIILDFEKGEVRKDDGTVLTNFELKPKTLRDEYKAGGRLNLIIGRSLTNKARSALGMDESDLFIKPDNPKPKPGQAYSLAQKIVGKACGEAGVLPGTSCEPKMTTVGSQDTTGPMTADELKELACLKFQTDLFMQSFCHTAAYPKSADVKMHKSLPDFITEREGVALKPGDGVIHSWLNRLLLPDTVGTGGDSHTRFPIGISFPAGSGLVAFAGALGFMPLDMPESVLVKFKGELNPGITLRDVVNAIPYFAIQEGLLTVEKAGKKNIFNGRIVEMEGLPDLTVEQAFELTDASAERSAAGATIKLSEESVAEFLKSNIALMKKMIEDGYQYADTLKKRIEDCEKWLEKPALLERDKDAEYAAVLEIDLNDIKEPILACPNDPDDVKLLSDVAGTNIDEVFVGSCMTNIGHFRAAGKIWEGEKYPQTRIWVTPPTKMDEAKLKEEGYYSIYSQIGARVEIPGCSLCMGNQARVRPETNVLSTSTRNFDNRIGDGAQVYLGSAELTAITGLLGKLPSVDDYMDIINKKVTPNKEEIYKYLEFDKMGKVKLTYS; encoded by the coding sequence ATGTTAAAAGAATATGAAGATCATGTTCAGGAAAGAGAAAAGCTTGGAATACCTCCTTTGCCACTTTCTCCGGAACTTACAAAGGAAGTATGTGAAAAACTGGAAAATCCTGCAAATCAGAAAGAGCAGGATTATTTGTTATATCTTCTCAAGGAGAGGGTTGCACCTGGTGTTGACCCGGCTTCCAAAGTTAAGGCCGAATGGCTTAATAAGGTAGCAACCGGCGAAGTCAAATCTCCTGCAGTATCCGCAGAAGATGCTGTTGATATTCTGGGAACAATGCTTGGCGGATACAATGTCCAGTATTTGGTTGAGTTGCTAAAGGATGATCAGCTTGGGAAAAAAGCTGCTGAGGCTTTGAAAACGACTATTCTTGTTTATGACGCTTTTGATGACGTTTTAAAGCTGTCCAAATCCAATTCAAATGCGAAAGAGGTAATTACATCATGGGCTGAAGGAGAGTGGTTTACATCTAAACCCGATTTCCCGAAAGAGATGAAACTTAAAGTTTATAAGGTTGAGGGTGAGATTAATACAGATGATTTCTCACCAGCTAAACATGCCTGGAGTCGCCCTGATATTCCCATGCATGCTCTTGCTATGGGAGAATCGAGATTTCCCGAAGGAAATGAAACGATAAAAAAATTTCGTGAAGAAGGTTATAAGGTTGCCTTTGTAGGTGACGTAGTGGGTACCGGATCTTCCAGAAAATCCGCATGTAACTCTGTGATGTGGCACATCGGTGAAGATATTCCCAATGTTCCCAATAAAAGGAATGCCGGTGTTGTTATAGGCGGACTTATTGCTCCGATTTTCTTTAATACCACTGAGGATTCAGGCGGTCTGCCTGTAATGTGTGATGTGACAGGCATGAATACCGGTGATGTTATTATCCTTGATTTTGAAAAGGGGGAAGTCCGCAAAGATGACGGAACCGTTTTAACAAATTTTGAACTTAAACCGAAAACTTTAAGAGATGAATATAAAGCCGGAGGCAGACTGAATCTGATTATCGGCCGTTCCCTTACCAACAAGGCCAGATCTGCTCTTGGTATGGATGAGTCCGATCTGTTTATCAAACCGGACAATCCGAAACCAAAGCCGGGACAGGCCTATTCCCTTGCTCAAAAGATTGTCGGTAAAGCCTGCGGCGAAGCCGGTGTTCTACCGGGAACTTCCTGTGAACCCAAAATGACAACTGTAGGTTCACAGGATACAACAGGACCGATGACTGCAGATGAATTGAAGGAACTTGCTTGCTTGAAATTCCAGACTGATTTGTTTATGCAGTCGTTCTGCCATACGGCAGCATATCCCAAATCGGCCGATGTTAAGATGCATAAAAGTCTTCCTGACTTTATTACCGAAAGGGAAGGTGTTGCTCTGAAGCCGGGTGACGGTGTTATCCACTCCTGGCTCAACAGACTGCTTCTTCCGGATACGGTTGGTACAGGCGGTGATTCCCATACCAGATTTCCGATAGGCATTTCTTTTCCGGCAGGTTCCGGATTGGTTGCCTTTGCCGGTGCACTTGGTTTTATGCCTCTTGATATGCCTGAGTCAGTTCTTGTGAAATTTAAAGGAGAATTAAATCCGGGTATAACATTAAGGGACGTAGTGAATGCTATTCCATATTTTGCTATTCAGGAAGGTCTTCTTACTGTAGAAAAGGCCGGTAAAAAGAATATTTTTAACGGCCGTATCGTTGAAATGGAAGGACTGCCTGACTTGACAGTTGAACAGGCGTTTGAATTGACCGATGCTTCAGCGGAAAGGTCGGCAGCAGGTGCTACTATAAAGCTATCTGAAGAGAGTGTAGCCGAGTTTCTCAAAAGCAATATTGCCCTGATGAAGAAAATGATTGAAGACGGATATCAGTATGCGGATACATTGAAAAAAAGGATTGAAGACTGTGAAAAATGGCTTGAGAAACCTGCGCTGCTTGAAAGGGATAAAGATGCAGAATATGCTGCAGTTCTTGAAATCGACCTGAATGATATAAAGGAACCGATACTTGCCTGCCCCAATGACCCTGATGATGTCAAGCTGCTTTCTGATGTTGCCGGGACGAATATAGATGAAGTTTTTGTTGGATCCTGCATGACCAATATCGGACACTTCAGAGCTGCAGGAAAAATATGGGAAGGTGAGAAATATCCTCAGACGAGAATCTGGGTGACTCCCCCTACAAAAATGGATGAAGCAAAGCTCAAAGAGGAAGGCTACTATTCAATTTATTCTCAAATAGGTGCCAGGGTTGAAATACCCGGTTGTTCACTTTGTATGGGTAATCAGGCCAGAGTGAGACCTGAAACAAATGTGCTGTCAACATCTACCAGAAATTTTGATAACAGAATCGGGGACGGGGCACAGGTTTATCTCGGTTCTGCTGAGCTTACTGCAATAACCGGACTTTTGGGCAAACTGCCTTCAGTTGATGATTATATGGACATTATCAATAAAAAGGTAACTCCTAATAAAGAGGAAATTTACAAATATCTTGAGTTTGACAAAATGGGGAAAGTAAAACTCACTTATTCGTAG